The proteins below come from a single Dryobates pubescens isolate bDryPub1 chromosome 16, bDryPub1.pri, whole genome shotgun sequence genomic window:
- the NUDCD2 gene encoding nudC domain-containing protein 2, translating into MSAPFEERSGVVPCGTPWGRWYQTLEEVFIEVQVPPGTRAKDVNCNLQSRHIALSVRGQEVLQGKLFDSTVTDEGTWTLEDRKLIRIVLMKTNRDAGNCWTSLLENEYAADPWVQDQMQRKLTLERFQRENPGFDFSGAEISGNYSKGGPDFSSLEK; encoded by the exons ATGTCGGCTCCTTTCGAGGAGCGCAGCGGGGTGGTGCCCTGCGGGACTCCCTGGGGCCGCTGGTATCAGACCTTGGAGGAGGTGTTCATCGAGGTACAGGTGCCGCCGGGCACCCGGGCTAAGGACGTCAACTGCAACCTGCAGAGCCGGCACATCGCGCTCTCCGTGCGGggccaggaggtgctgcag GGTAAACTTTTTGACTCTACAGTAACTGATGAAGGAACATGGACATTAG AGGACAGGAAGCTGATACGAATTGTCCTAATGAAGACCAATAGAGATGCTGGAAATTGTTGGACATCTCTCTTAGAAAATGAATATGCTGCTGATCCTTGGGTACAGGACCAGATGCAAAGGAAGCTTACACTGGAACGATTCCAAAGAGAG AACCCTGGATTTGACTTCAGCGGGGCAGAGATTTCTGGAAATTACAGCAAAGGAGGACCAGACTTCTCTAGTCTTGAAAAGTAA
- the CCNG1 gene encoding cyclin-G1, giving the protein MIETLVTTEAQELLYQLTALLEQELRCQPKAAGLRLIESAHDNGLRMTARLRDFEVKDLLSLTQFFGFHTETFSLAVNFLDRFLSKMKVQPKHLGCVGLSCFYLAVKASEEERNVPLATDLIRISQYRFTVSDMMRMEKIVLEKLCWKVKATTAFQFLQLYHSLIHENLSCERRKYLNFERLETQLKACHCRLMFSKAKPSVLALSILALEIEEQKLLELTEALEFLQLHSKINSRDLTLWKELVLKCLTEYSSSKCSKPNVQKLKWIVSGRTARQLKHSYYRITHLPTIPETSS; this is encoded by the exons ATGATTGAAACATTGGTAACGACTGAAGCTCAGGAACTGCTGTACCAGCTGACAGCCTTGTTGGAACAAGAGTTAAGATGTCAGCCAAAAGCTGCTGGCCTGAGACTAATTGAATCTGCTCATGATAATGGTCTCCGAATGACTGCAAGGCTGCGAGACTTTGAAGTGAAAGATCTCCTCAGCCTAACTCAGTTCTTTGGTTTCCACACAGAGACATTTTCACTAGCTGTGAACTTCTTAGATAGATTCTTGTCAAAAATGAAG GTACAGCCTAAACACTTGGGCTGTGTTGGACTCAGCTGCTTCTACCTGGCTGTGAAGGCatcagaagaagagagaaatgttCCCCTAGCCACTGACTTAATTCGGATAAGCCAGTATAGGTTCACTGTTTCTGATATGATGAGAATGGAGAAAATAGTATTGGAGAAGCTGTGCTGGAAAGTTAAAGCCACAACAGCCTTCCAATTTCTACAGCTATACCATTCACTTATTCATGAGAATTTAAGCTGTGAAAG GAGAAAGTACCTTAATTTTGAGAGACTTGAGACCCAGCTTAAGGCATGTCACTGCAGACTCATGTTTTCTAAAGCCAAG ccttctgtcTTGGCACTGTCTATTCTGGCACTAGAAATAGAAGAACAAAAGCTGCTGGAATTGACAGAGGCATTGGAATTTCTGCAGTTGCATTCCAAG ATAAACAGCAGAGATCTGACCCTCTGGAAGGAACTGGTGTTGAAGTGCCTTACAGAATATTCCTCAAGCAAGTGTTCCAAACCAAATGTCCAGAAACTGAAATGGATTGTGTCTGGACGTACAGCACGGCAGCTTAAACATAGCTACTACAGGATAACACACCTTCCTACAATTCCAGAGACCAGCTCATAA